One genomic segment of Ignavibacteria bacterium includes these proteins:
- a CDS encoding nucleotidyltransferase domain-containing protein — protein sequence MEKTSFEILDDIVKRIVETSRPSKVILFGSAARGNMTENSDFDLLVIMKNGIHRRRTAQQIYRDISDIGFASDILVVTEEDLELYGEDEASIIKPALKEGKILYAS from the coding sequence ATGGAAAAGACCTCTTTTGAAATATTAGACGACATTGTAAAAAGGATTGTTGAAACAAGCAGACCTTCCAAAGTCATTTTATTTGGTTCAGCTGCCAGGGGTAATATGACAGAGAACAGCGACTTTGATCTTCTGGTGATAATGAAGAACGGCATTCACAGGCGCAGAACGGCACAGCAGATCTACAGGGATATATCAGACATCGGCTTTGCAAGTGACATACTAGTTGTTACCGAGGAGGATTTAGAGCTCTACGGGGAAGATGAGGCGAGTATAATTAAACCTGCACTAAAAGAAGGCAAAATTCTCTATGCCTCCTGA
- a CDS encoding HEPN domain-containing protein translates to MPPDNISTAKNWLKRAKSNLIRSMMPKPEDVFWEDLCYDAQQCVEKSLKAFLLFHQIKFRYVHDIGELLKTLSTNGVTYPDEFKDAVTLTDYAVETRYPVISEPVSEEEYKEAVQIAGMVYNWIETEIDRQYKLRL, encoded by the coding sequence ATGCCTCCTGATAACATTTCCACAGCAAAAAACTGGCTTAAAAGGGCAAAGAGCAACCTGATCAGGTCAATGATGCCCAAACCTGAAGACGTGTTTTGGGAAGATCTCTGTTATGATGCCCAGCAATGTGTGGAGAAGTCCTTAAAGGCATTTCTATTATTTCATCAGATTAAATTCAGATATGTCCATGATATTGGCGAACTGTTAAAGACACTCAGTACAAATGGAGTCACATATCCTGATGAGTTTAAGGATGCAGTGACATTAACTGATTATGCCGTGGAGACAAGGTATCCTGTAATATCAGAACCTGTATCGGAAGAGGAATACAAAGAAGCAGTCCAAATTGCAGGAATGGTATATAACTGGATTGAAACTGAAATTGACAGGCAGTATAAGCTTAGACTATAG